The genomic region GCGGCCCGTCGGCGTCGATCAGCAACCAGCCGCCCAGCCGGCCCAGCTCGTCGCAGGTCCCCTCCACCAGCACCCCGCCGGGGGCCAGCGCGGCGGTCATCGTCCGCCAGGCGGCGGCGACCTCGCTCTCGTCGTACTGGCGTAGGACGTTGAGGGCGCGGACCAGCACCGGGCGCAGGCCGCCCAGCTCGAACCCGCCCCGGGCGAAGGTGAGCCCCGGCGGGTCGGCGGCCGGCGCCGCGGCGGCCACGCGGGCCGGGTCGATCTCCAGCCCGACCAGCCGTACGTCGGTCCGGACCGCCGCGGCGAGCCGGGCCCGCAGCTCCACGGCCGTCACCGGGGTCGCCCCGTAGCCGAGGTCCACCACCAGCGGGTCAGCCGCGGCGCGGAGCAGGTCCCCACAGGTGGCCACGATCCAGTTGTCCACCCGGCGCAGCCGGTTGGGGTTCGTGGTGCCCCGGGTGACCACCCCGTACGGCCGGCGCCCCGCCGCTCCCGTCACGGCCGGGTCCTCAGCACCATCTCGGTTCGCGACCGCGGGGCTCGCAAACCCGGCTCACTCCTCGCGCTTCACTGGCCGGTCCGGTGCACCTTGTGCTGCGCGGCCTGCGCGAGCGGGCGGACCACCAGCCGGTCCACGTTCACATGGTGCGGACGGGTGGCGCACCAGGCGATGCAGTCCGCCACGTCCTCGGCCACCAGCGGCTCGGCCACCCCCGCGTAGACCGCCGCCGCCCGCTCGGCGTCACCGTCGAACCGGCTCAGGCTGAACTCCTCGGTCTTCACCATCCCCGGGTCGATCTCGATCACCCGGATCGGCCGCCCGGACAGCTCCAGCCGCAGCGTGCCGGCGATCGCGGTCTGCGCGTGCTTGGCCGCGGTGTAACCGCCCCCGCCCTCGTACACCGTGAACCCGGCGGTGGACGAGACGATCACGATGGTCCCGGCCCCGGACGCCTCCAGCGCCGGCAGCAGGGCCTGCGTGACCCGCAGCGTGCCGAGCACGTTCACGTCGTACATCCACTGCCAGTCGCCGACCGAGCCGGACTCCACCGGGTCCAGGCCCCGCGCGCCGCCGGCGTTGTTGACCAGCAGGGTGACCGGCCCGGGTGCCGCGGCGGCCGCCTCGGCGAGCGCGGCGACCGACGCGTCCGAGGTGACGTCACAGGCCACCGCGGTGGCTCGGCCGCCCGCGGCGGCGATCTCCGCGACCAGGCCGGCCAGCCGGTCGCTGCGCCGAGCCGCGGCGAGCACGTGGAAACCCTCGGCGGCGAGCCGGCGGGCGGTGGCCGCGCCGATCCCGCTGGACGCTCCGGTGACGATGGCGACAGAGGTCATCGGGCCATTGTGACCCCCGGCCGGCGGCGTATTCCCGCCGGGCGTCTCGCGCTGACGATGAGGTCCGTCACGCCCGCCGGCCGCCCGCACGCATTACCGATGCCCGATGGGGAA from Micromonospora sp. WMMD812 harbors:
- a CDS encoding class I SAM-dependent methyltransferase, which produces MTGAAGRRPYGVVTRGTTNPNRLRRVDNWIVATCGDLLRAAADPLVVDLGYGATPVTAVELRARLAAAVRTDVRLVGLEIDPARVAAAAPAADPPGLTFARGGFELGGLRPVLVRALNVLRQYDESEVAAAWRTMTAALAPGGVLVEGTCDELGRLGGWLLIDADGPRSLTLAARLATLESPAELAERLPKALIHRNVPGERVHDLIRALDDAWRAAAGYATFGPRQRWLHAVQSLKNAGWPVLDRPSRWRLGELTVPWPTVAPH
- a CDS encoding SDR family oxidoreductase, encoding MTSVAIVTGASSGIGAATARRLAAEGFHVLAAARRSDRLAGLVAEIAAAGGRATAVACDVTSDASVAALAEAAAAAPGPVTLLVNNAGGARGLDPVESGSVGDWQWMYDVNVLGTLRVTQALLPALEASGAGTIVIVSSTAGFTVYEGGGGYTAAKHAQTAIAGTLRLELSGRPIRVIEIDPGMVKTEEFSLSRFDGDAERAAAVYAGVAEPLVAEDVADCIAWCATRPHHVNVDRLVVRPLAQAAQHKVHRTGQ